Proteins encoded within one genomic window of Amycolatopsis nigrescens CSC17Ta-90:
- a CDS encoding amino acid permease, which produces MGIMRTMDVDTVLQRQESGDLKRRLRGRDLVGFGVGIIIGTGIFTLAGVEAKTHAGPAVTLSFAIGAVVAGLAALCYAELASSVPTAGSAYTYAFATLGEVFAWIIGWDLLLEFALGAAVVSRGWSGYLANLLGLPAEWFGEDATVNLGAVLVIAVLTVVAVGGIRLSAMVTNVLVVVKVAVCVLILAVGVFFVKSANLTPFLPPARPIEGGADVLHQPVVEAGLGLEQSAFGIAGVLTAAAIVFFAYTGFEALANLGEETVNPRRDLRVGILGALGICALLYLGVSLVLTGMVPFAEIDEGAPLAAAFDSVDMHWISALISLGAVTGLTSVMMVELVTIGRIGFAMGRDGLLPKRFGTVHPRWGTPHRVTIVGAVLIALLAAFVPITELSDMVSIGALSAMIIVAIAVPVLRRKRPDLQRPFTVPFSPVLPIVAALACLYLMLNLDVLTWIRFAAWMLFGLIIYFAYGRKHSRFR; this is translated from the coding sequence ATGGGAATCATGCGCACCATGGACGTCGACACGGTGCTCCAGCGGCAGGAATCCGGTGACCTGAAACGCCGCCTCCGCGGTCGTGACCTGGTCGGGTTCGGGGTCGGCATCATCATCGGCACCGGCATCTTCACCCTGGCCGGCGTCGAAGCCAAGACCCACGCCGGACCCGCGGTGACCCTGTCTTTCGCCATCGGCGCCGTGGTCGCCGGCCTGGCCGCGCTCTGCTACGCCGAGCTGGCCTCCAGCGTGCCGACCGCGGGCAGCGCCTACACCTACGCGTTCGCCACCCTCGGTGAGGTCTTCGCCTGGATCATCGGCTGGGACCTGCTGCTGGAGTTCGCGCTCGGCGCGGCGGTGGTCTCCCGCGGCTGGTCCGGCTACCTGGCGAACCTGCTCGGGCTGCCGGCGGAGTGGTTCGGCGAGGACGCGACCGTGAACCTCGGCGCGGTGCTGGTCATCGCCGTGCTGACGGTGGTCGCGGTGGGCGGGATCCGGCTGTCCGCGATGGTGACCAACGTGCTGGTGGTGGTGAAGGTCGCGGTGTGCGTGCTGATCCTGGCGGTGGGCGTCTTCTTCGTGAAGAGCGCCAACCTCACCCCGTTCCTGCCGCCGGCGCGGCCGATCGAGGGCGGCGCCGACGTGCTGCACCAGCCCGTGGTGGAGGCCGGTCTCGGCCTGGAGCAGTCGGCCTTCGGGATCGCCGGGGTGCTCACCGCCGCGGCGATCGTGTTCTTCGCCTACACCGGTTTCGAGGCGCTGGCCAACCTCGGCGAAGAGACCGTGAACCCGCGCCGGGACCTGCGGGTCGGCATCCTGGGCGCGCTCGGCATCTGCGCGCTGCTCTACCTCGGCGTTTCGCTGGTGCTCACCGGCATGGTGCCGTTCGCCGAGATCGACGAGGGCGCCCCGCTCGCGGCGGCCTTCGACTCGGTGGACATGCACTGGATCAGCGCGCTCATCTCCCTCGGCGCGGTGACCGGCCTGACCTCGGTGATGATGGTCGAGCTGGTCACCATCGGCCGGATCGGCTTCGCGATGGGCCGGGACGGGCTGCTGCCGAAGCGGTTCGGCACCGTGCACCCGCGCTGGGGCACCCCGCACCGGGTGACCATCGTCGGCGCGGTGCTGATCGCGCTGCTCGCCGCTTTCGTCCCGATCACCGAACTGTCCGACATGGTCAGCATCGGCGCGCTCTCCGCGATGATCATCGTCGCGATCGCGGTGCCGGTGCTGCGCCGCAAGCGCCCGGACCTGCAGCGCCCGTTCACCGTGCCGTTCTCGCCGGTGCTGCCGATCGTGGCCGCGCTGGCCTGCCTCTACCTGATGCTGAACCTGGACGTGCTGACCTGGATCCGGTTCGCCGCCTGGATGCTGTTCGGGCTGATCATCTACTTCGCCTACGGCCGCAAGCATTCCCGGTTCCGCTGA
- a CDS encoding maleylpyruvate isomerase family mycothiol-dependent enzyme produces MRTLDFGRLTDGLREQTGAFAETVRGADPGLRVPTCPEWLLRDLVGHIGQAHRWAADRVRAGEAAPVPDPLEADSGDPARWPEWLRAGADELVDAVRQAGAATGAATTVWTFLGPLPAAFWLRRMLHETSVHLVDAALTTHTAFAIAPDLAADAITEGLELLSAPGMTALKPGLVKLRGRGEKILLLPRETDQPGWLVTRTPGGPVWERGTTGGDVVVSGQVSDLLLIFTRRLAVGDGRIGITGDHALLDHWLANTAV; encoded by the coding sequence ATGCGGACACTCGACTTCGGGCGGCTGACGGACGGGCTGCGGGAACAAACCGGCGCTTTCGCCGAAACTGTGCGCGGCGCGGACCCGGGACTGCGCGTGCCCACCTGCCCGGAATGGCTGCTGCGCGATCTGGTCGGGCATATCGGCCAGGCGCACCGGTGGGCGGCGGACCGGGTGCGAGCCGGCGAGGCCGCGCCCGTGCCGGATCCGTTGGAAGCCGATTCCGGCGATCCGGCGCGGTGGCCGGAATGGTTGCGCGCCGGTGCGGACGAACTGGTGGACGCGGTGCGGCAGGCCGGTGCTGCGACTGGTGCTGCGACTACGGTGTGGACCTTTCTCGGCCCGCTGCCCGCCGCTTTCTGGCTGCGCCGAATGCTGCACGAAACCTCGGTCCATCTCGTCGACGCGGCGCTCACCACGCACACCGCGTTCGCGATCGCCCCGGACCTCGCGGCCGACGCGATCACCGAAGGACTGGAGCTGCTGTCCGCACCGGGCATGACGGCGCTCAAGCCAGGACTGGTGAAGCTGCGTGGCCGCGGCGAGAAAATCCTGCTGCTGCCACGGGAAACGGACCAGCCGGGCTGGCTGGTCACCCGCACCCCCGGCGGCCCGGTCTGGGAACGCGGGACGACGGGCGGAGACGTGGTGGTGTCCGGGCAGGTATCGGACCTGCTGCTGATTTTCACCAGGCGGCTCGCCGTCGGTGACGGCCGGATCGGGATCACCGGGGACCATGCGCTGCTGGACCACTGGCTGGCCAACACCGCGGTCTGA
- a CDS encoding histone-like nucleoid-structuring protein Lsr2, which produces MAQQVRVEMLDDLDGSVASQTVPFTLDGVHYEIDLSDGNAAELRDELAKYVAAGRRTGGRKIRGAGSKPADPGQRDRNREIRVWANANGYQLAERGRIAAEVVAAFDDAQRKPVAAKKTAAKRAPKKKAVSKKVS; this is translated from the coding sequence ATGGCGCAACAGGTACGTGTGGAAATGCTCGACGATCTCGACGGCAGTGTGGCCAGCCAGACCGTCCCGTTCACTTTGGACGGTGTGCACTACGAGATCGACCTGTCCGACGGCAATGCCGCCGAGCTTCGCGACGAGCTGGCCAAATACGTGGCCGCCGGGCGTCGCACCGGCGGCCGGAAGATCCGCGGCGCCGGCAGCAAGCCCGCCGATCCCGGTCAGCGCGACCGCAACCGGGAAATCCGGGTCTGGGCGAATGCCAACGGTTACCAGCTGGCCGAGCGCGGCCGGATCGCGGCCGAGGTGGTGGCCGCGTTCGACGATGCTCAGCGCAAGCCCGTCGCCGCGAAGAAGACGGCCGCCAAGCGCGCGCCGAAGAAGAAGGCAGTGAGCAAGAAGGTGAGCTGA
- a CDS encoding TetR/AcrR family transcriptional regulator, giving the protein MQVEVDLQPELGLSVTEAARRAQIISATIATIAELGYRKASFARIKERAGLSSTRIIGYHFGTKAGLIQGVVTAVLGIKEKFLEERAAGTSDRVEMLRALIETEVAFLRDCPECVRVLREVAANASDPEGWAVSGALLEGFLVGKFERILRQGQREGAFGEFAPEIVARTIAHGIDGAAEAYAADPSLDLDTYAGELAALFERATAPRS; this is encoded by the coding sequence ATGCAGGTAGAGGTGGATCTTCAGCCCGAGCTGGGCCTGAGCGTCACCGAGGCCGCCCGGCGCGCGCAGATCATTTCCGCCACGATCGCGACGATCGCCGAACTCGGTTATCGCAAGGCGTCGTTCGCCCGCATCAAGGAAAGGGCGGGACTGAGCAGCACCCGGATCATCGGCTACCACTTCGGCACCAAGGCCGGGCTGATCCAGGGGGTGGTGACCGCCGTGCTCGGCATCAAGGAGAAGTTCCTGGAGGAACGCGCGGCGGGCACCAGCGATCGCGTCGAGATGCTGCGCGCGCTCATCGAGACCGAGGTCGCATTCCTCCGTGACTGCCCGGAGTGCGTCCGGGTGCTGCGCGAGGTCGCCGCCAATGCGAGCGATCCGGAAGGCTGGGCGGTCTCCGGGGCGCTGCTGGAAGGTTTCCTGGTCGGAAAGTTCGAACGGATACTCCGGCAGGGGCAGCGCGAAGGGGCATTCGGCGAGTTCGCCCCGGAAATCGTGGCGCGGACCATCGCGCACGGTATCGATGGCGCCGCCGAAGCCTATGCCGCCGACCCGTCGCTGGATCTGGACACCTACGCCGGCGAACTGGCCGCCCTTTTCGAACGGGCGACCGCGCCGAGGTCGTGA
- a CDS encoding TetR/AcrR family transcriptional regulator yields the protein MLRAAARKGYPEATVGDIVEEAKVSRRTFYEQFANKEECLLAAYEAASVRVLRQVASAIDRRRTWEDNVCAVVDAYLAGITADPAVSKVILIEIAGAGPRALALRRRAYRQWAATLTRPGVRPSLELRQAVIAAVNERVLIAVEQERIDLPVLRKDIIDLIVSAMSVPVGTDA from the coding sequence GTGCTACGGGCGGCGGCGCGCAAGGGATATCCGGAGGCCACGGTGGGTGACATCGTGGAGGAGGCCAAGGTATCGCGGCGGACGTTCTACGAGCAGTTCGCGAACAAGGAGGAGTGCCTGCTGGCCGCCTACGAGGCGGCTTCGGTGCGGGTGCTGCGCCAGGTCGCCAGTGCGATCGACAGGCGGCGGACCTGGGAGGACAACGTGTGCGCCGTTGTCGACGCCTATCTCGCCGGCATCACCGCGGATCCGGCCGTCAGCAAGGTGATCCTGATCGAGATCGCCGGTGCCGGGCCAAGGGCGCTGGCGCTGCGTCGGCGCGCCTACCGGCAATGGGCCGCCACCCTCACCAGGCCGGGCGTCCGGCCCAGCCTCGAACTGCGGCAGGCCGTGATCGCTGCCGTCAACGAACGGGTGCTCATCGCGGTGGAACAGGAAAGAATCGATCTTCCGGTGCTGCGGAAGGACATCATCGACCTCATTGTCTCGGCGATGTCCGTTCCGGTTGGCACGGATGCTTAG
- a CDS encoding aminoglycoside phosphotransferase family protein, translated as MDDVGEHRLREWVREDFAVELTALDRVRHGADVDAAVWHGVSGDARYAVKRSGGGTPAGLLVPAGLAARGVPGVVAPVPTRLGKPWSERRGRRLSLVPWVSDVGALNGGMTARQWTRYGALLASAHATAPSGPMVEALPRTAYTAHRRWVSEVRALDSRLRAGVPADPLARAAAEEWRAAAGLVSALVERAGELGRELRAKPAADVLCHGDPHLGNVLVHRDGQVWLIDWDDAVLAPRELDLMFVIGGVLAFAPVGPRERSWFFDGYGPVDVDPARLAYFRCTRALEDLVVPAAHAVLSVPSVPSAQDGGCPEHERAEALALFRGVLSPTGLASYAV; from the coding sequence ATGGACGACGTCGGCGAGCACCGGCTGCGCGAGTGGGTGCGGGAGGACTTCGCGGTCGAGCTCACCGCACTCGACCGGGTGCGCCACGGCGCGGATGTGGACGCGGCGGTCTGGCACGGGGTCTCCGGTGACGCCCGGTACGCGGTCAAGCGGAGCGGGGGCGGCACTCCGGCCGGGCTGCTCGTGCCCGCCGGTCTCGCGGCGCGCGGGGTGCCCGGCGTCGTCGCCCCGGTACCGACCCGGCTCGGCAAGCCGTGGAGCGAACGGCGGGGCCGCCGGCTTTCCCTGGTGCCCTGGGTGTCGGACGTGGGCGCGCTGAACGGCGGGATGACCGCGCGGCAGTGGACGCGCTACGGCGCGCTGCTGGCCAGTGCGCACGCCACCGCGCCGAGCGGCCCGATGGTGGAGGCCCTGCCGCGAACGGCGTACACGGCTCATCGGCGCTGGGTCTCCGAGGTGCGTGCCCTCGACTCCCGGTTGCGCGCTGGCGTCCCGGCCGATCCGCTCGCTCGTGCCGCCGCGGAGGAGTGGCGTGCCGCGGCCGGTCTCGTCTCGGCACTCGTCGAGCGGGCCGGCGAGCTCGGTCGGGAGCTGCGTGCCAAGCCCGCGGCGGACGTGCTCTGCCACGGGGACCCGCATCTCGGCAACGTGCTGGTCCACCGGGACGGGCAGGTCTGGCTGATCGACTGGGACGACGCGGTGCTCGCCCCGCGTGAACTCGACCTGATGTTCGTGATCGGCGGGGTGCTCGCCTTCGCCCCGGTGGGCCCGCGTGAGCGGTCCTGGTTCTTCGACGGGTACGGGCCGGTGGACGTGGACCCCGCCCGGCTGGCCTACTTCCGCTGCACCCGCGCGCTGGAGGACCTGGTCGTACCGGCCGCGCACGCAGTGCTGTCAGTGCCATCGGTGCCGTCAGCGCAGGACGGCGGCTGCCCGGAGCACGAACGGGCGGAGGCGCTTGCCCTGTTCCGCGGGGTGCTCTCGCCGACCGGGCTGGCGAGCTACGCCGTCTAG
- a CDS encoding family 78 glycoside hydrolase catalytic domain — MRPVRFEHLDAADSTLGIGTASPRLSWQVDTTDPDWAQTAYELDLDGTVVRVDSAEQVLVPWPFAPLRSRTLAALRVRVASGDRWSDWSEPSTVETGLLAAEDWAARFISPVTLGAIDAPAPILSRTVTLRPGIAWARLYVTAHGVYTATMNGAPVGDEVLAPGWTAYQHRLRYQTHDVTALLREGENTLDVLLGNGWFRGRLAWIGKRAFYGERLALLAQLEVGYQDGSVDVIGTDELWTARASGILADDLYDGQHTDFRPAKSTIDTVEVVEADLGRLVAPEGPPVRVTEVLPAVEVWRSPSGKTLVDFGQNLVGRVRLRLRNALAGTEVTVRHAEVLEHGELGVRPLRSAKATDTYVLADAAEVTLEPALTFHGFRYAEVTGAEVSAEDLDAVVIGTDLRRTGWFGCSDPDLERFHRNVVWGMRGNFADVPTDCPQRDERLGWTGDIQVFAPTATFLFDTAGFLSTWLADLAAEQHHDGAVPFVIPDVLAEGSPAATAWGDAATVVPWVLYQRFGDVGILERQFDSMRGWVDKIAGLTTDGVWAGGFQFGDWLDPDAPPDNPFAAKADPDVVATAYLVRSAEIVADAARVLGRDPGEYAKLAARTRAAFARHYVTGAGRILSDAPTVYALALEWALLPTGEQRAHAAGRLAELVRANEFRISTGFVGTPLVTDALCSSGYPDLAYRLLLEKSCPSWLYPVTMGATTVWERWDSMLPDGSINPGEMNSFNHYALGAVADWMHRTLAGLAPAAPGYREITVKPVPDAALTHASARHSTPYGDASVAWRRDDGRFTLDVELPPGTRATVHLPGGETVGVRHGRHSWTVADPVAGEAEAKFG; from the coding sequence GTGCGCCCGGTTCGTTTCGAGCACCTCGACGCCGCGGATTCCACCCTGGGCATCGGCACCGCGAGCCCGCGGCTGTCCTGGCAGGTGGACACGACCGACCCGGACTGGGCGCAGACCGCCTACGAACTGGACCTCGACGGCACGGTGGTGCGCGTCGACTCCGCCGAGCAGGTGCTGGTGCCGTGGCCGTTCGCGCCGCTGCGCTCCCGGACCCTGGCCGCTCTGCGCGTGCGGGTGGCTTCGGGCGACCGGTGGTCGGACTGGAGCGAACCGTCCACTGTGGAGACCGGCCTGCTGGCGGCGGAGGACTGGGCGGCGCGGTTCATCAGCCCGGTCACCCTCGGCGCGATCGACGCGCCGGCACCGATCCTGAGCCGCACGGTGACGCTGCGGCCGGGGATCGCCTGGGCGCGGCTGTACGTGACCGCGCATGGCGTCTACACGGCGACGATGAACGGCGCCCCGGTCGGGGACGAGGTGCTCGCCCCCGGCTGGACTGCCTACCAGCACCGGCTGCGCTACCAGACGCACGACGTCACCGCACTGCTGCGGGAGGGCGAGAACACGCTCGACGTGCTGCTCGGCAACGGCTGGTTCCGCGGCCGCCTGGCCTGGATCGGCAAACGGGCGTTCTACGGCGAGCGGCTGGCGTTGCTGGCGCAGCTCGAAGTCGGTTACCAGGACGGGTCGGTGGACGTCATCGGCACCGACGAGCTGTGGACCGCCCGTGCCAGCGGCATTCTCGCCGACGACCTGTACGACGGCCAGCACACCGATTTTCGACCAGCTAAGTCCACAATAGACACTGTCGAGGTGGTCGAAGCAGACCTGGGGCGGCTGGTCGCACCGGAAGGCCCGCCGGTGCGGGTGACCGAGGTGCTGCCCGCGGTCGAGGTGTGGCGGTCGCCGTCAGGGAAGACGCTGGTGGATTTCGGGCAGAACCTGGTCGGCCGGGTCCGGCTGCGCCTGCGGAACGCGCTGGCCGGCACGGAGGTCACCGTCCGGCACGCCGAGGTCCTGGAGCACGGTGAGCTGGGGGTGCGCCCGTTGCGTTCGGCGAAGGCCACCGACACCTACGTGCTGGCCGATGCGGCGGAGGTGACGTTGGAGCCGGCACTGACCTTCCACGGTTTCCGGTACGCGGAAGTCACCGGGGCCGAGGTGAGCGCCGAAGACCTCGATGCCGTGGTGATCGGCACCGACCTGCGCCGCACCGGCTGGTTCGGCTGCTCCGACCCGGACCTGGAGCGGTTCCACCGCAACGTGGTCTGGGGGATGCGCGGCAACTTCGCCGACGTGCCCACCGACTGCCCGCAGCGTGACGAGCGGCTGGGCTGGACCGGCGACATCCAGGTCTTCGCACCCACCGCGACCTTCCTGTTCGACACCGCCGGATTCCTGAGCACCTGGCTCGCCGACCTCGCCGCCGAGCAGCACCACGACGGTGCCGTGCCGTTCGTGATCCCGGACGTGCTCGCCGAAGGCTCCCCGGCGGCGACGGCGTGGGGCGACGCGGCGACCGTGGTGCCGTGGGTGCTCTACCAGCGCTTCGGCGACGTCGGGATTCTGGAACGGCAGTTCGACAGCATGCGCGGCTGGGTGGACAAGATCGCCGGCCTGACCACCGACGGGGTCTGGGCGGGCGGGTTCCAGTTCGGCGACTGGCTCGACCCGGACGCGCCGCCGGACAACCCGTTCGCGGCCAAGGCCGATCCCGACGTGGTGGCCACCGCCTACCTGGTGCGCTCGGCGGAGATCGTCGCCGATGCCGCCCGCGTGCTGGGCCGGGACCCCGGGGAATACGCGAAGCTGGCCGCCAGGACGAGGGCGGCCTTCGCCCGGCATTACGTCACCGGTGCCGGGCGGATCCTCAGCGACGCGCCCACCGTCTACGCGCTCGCACTGGAATGGGCGCTGCTGCCCACCGGCGAGCAGCGCGCGCACGCCGCCGGCCGGCTGGCGGAGCTGGTGCGCGCCAACGAGTTCCGCATCTCCACCGGGTTCGTCGGGACCCCGCTGGTCACCGACGCGCTGTGCTCCTCCGGCTACCCCGACCTGGCCTACCGGCTCCTCCTGGAGAAAAGCTGCCCGTCGTGGCTGTACCCGGTCACCATGGGCGCCACCACCGTCTGGGAGCGGTGGGACAGCATGCTGCCCGACGGTTCGATCAACCCCGGCGAGATGAACTCGTTCAACCACTACGCGCTCGGCGCGGTCGCGGACTGGATGCACCGCACCCTGGCCGGTCTCGCCCCGGCGGCCCCTGGCTACCGCGAGATCACCGTCAAGCCGGTCCCGGACGCGGCACTCACCCACGCGTCGGCCCGGCACAGCACGCCCTACGGTGACGCCTCGGTGGCCTGGCGGCGGGACGACGGCCGGTTCACCCTGGACGTCGAGCTGCCGCCGGGCACCCGCGCCACGGTGCACCTCCCCGGCGGGGAGACCGTCGGTGTCCGGCACGGCCGGCACAGCTGGACCGTCGCGGATCCGGTGGCCGGAGAGGCTGAGGCGAAATTCGGGTGA
- a CDS encoding L-fucose/L-arabinose isomerase family protein, with product MTRVGLVAGGLGAYWPQFPELLPQLKRSAERVTERLRELGCEVVDAGFIADPQEGDRAAERLRAAGCDIIVAFLATYLTSNMLMPVAQRSGAPVLLLNLQPTEAMDHATFDTGAWLAYCGACPLPEMVNAFRRCGVEARCVSGYLEEPAAWEKVGRWVRAAGVRAKLRHGRHGLMGHLYPGMLDVSTDLTLVPRTFGGHVEVLEIDDLRVRVEEVGEGETDARVAQAREVFTVDESVAGEDLRWAARVSVALDRLVADFGLDSVAYYHRGLNGETHERLGAGLILGASLLTARGIPAAGEYELRTSLAMLIMDQLGAGGSFTELQALNFRDNVVEMGHDGPAHLAISDRRPTLRGLGVYHGKRGWGVSVEFDVKHGPVTAFGLGQEPDGSFQFVASEGTVVDGPLLRIGNTTSRVDFGRHPGEWTDAWSMSGIGHHWTLGTGHRRAELLAVADLCGLELVAV from the coding sequence ATGACACGAGTCGGTCTCGTCGCGGGCGGTCTCGGCGCCTACTGGCCGCAGTTCCCGGAGCTGTTGCCGCAGCTGAAACGGTCCGCCGAGCGGGTCACCGAGCGGCTGCGGGAACTCGGCTGCGAGGTGGTCGACGCCGGGTTCATCGCGGACCCGCAGGAGGGCGACCGCGCCGCCGAACGGCTGCGAGCGGCGGGCTGCGACATCATCGTGGCGTTCCTGGCCACCTACCTGACCTCGAACATGCTGATGCCGGTGGCGCAGCGCAGCGGCGCGCCCGTGCTGCTGCTGAACCTGCAGCCGACCGAAGCCATGGACCACGCCACCTTCGACACCGGCGCCTGGCTGGCCTACTGCGGGGCATGCCCGCTGCCGGAGATGGTCAACGCGTTCCGCCGCTGCGGGGTCGAAGCGCGTTGTGTCAGCGGCTATCTCGAGGAACCCGCCGCCTGGGAGAAGGTCGGCCGCTGGGTCCGTGCCGCCGGAGTGCGCGCGAAGCTGCGGCACGGCCGGCACGGGCTGATGGGGCACCTGTATCCGGGCATGCTCGACGTGTCCACCGACCTCACCCTGGTGCCGAGGACGTTCGGCGGGCACGTGGAGGTACTGGAGATCGACGACCTGCGGGTGCGGGTGGAAGAGGTCGGCGAAGGCGAGACGGACGCGCGCGTGGCTCAGGCGCGCGAAGTGTTCACAGTGGACGAAAGCGTGGCCGGCGAGGACCTGCGCTGGGCCGCGCGGGTGTCGGTGGCGCTGGACCGGCTGGTGGCCGACTTCGGGCTGGACAGCGTCGCCTACTACCACCGCGGGCTGAACGGGGAGACGCACGAGCGCCTCGGCGCCGGGCTGATCCTCGGCGCGTCCCTGCTCACCGCGCGCGGCATCCCGGCCGCCGGCGAGTACGAGCTGCGGACCTCGCTGGCCATGCTGATCATGGACCAGCTCGGTGCCGGCGGCTCGTTCACCGAGCTGCAGGCGCTGAACTTCCGGGACAACGTGGTCGAGATGGGCCACGACGGCCCCGCGCACCTCGCCATCAGCGACCGGCGGCCGACCCTGCGCGGGCTCGGCGTGTACCACGGGAAGCGCGGCTGGGGCGTGTCCGTGGAGTTCGACGTCAAGCACGGCCCGGTCACCGCGTTCGGGCTCGGCCAGGAGCCGGACGGTTCGTTCCAGTTCGTGGCGTCGGAAGGCACCGTGGTGGACGGGCCGTTGCTGCGGATCGGGAACACCACCTCGCGCGTCGACTTCGGCCGCCACCCCGGCGAGTGGACCGACGCGTGGAGCATGTCCGGCATCGGGCACCACTGGACGCTGGGCACCGGGCACCGCCGGGCCGAGCTGCTGGCCGTCGCCGACCTCTGCGGCCTCGAACTGGTCGCCGTCTAG